From Xiphophorus couchianus chromosome 23, X_couchianus-1.0, whole genome shotgun sequence, one genomic window encodes:
- the stard14 gene encoding START domain containing 14, producing the protein MSILPNEGAFEDFKRQCLASENWLVKYDNSGKQVWIEVLPDRGINSPKIHKIKCRMSIEDVPAATMYDVIHDGQYRKEWDTNMMESYDIARLTDNADVGYYSWRCPKPIKNRDVVTLRSWRVKGDEYIVMNFSVKHPDFPIKNKIVRAVSLLTGYYVKATGPNSCIFIYLSQADPKGSLPKWVVNKASQVLAPRVLGSVHQAGKNYPAWKKKNSPDVKAWLNPKQNKLPYIDPAVLSIQRADSLENVDESSKLDGQDAEDSS; encoded by the exons atgaGTATTTTACCCAACGAGGGGGCTTTTGAGGACTTCAAGAGGCAATGTTTGGCCTCCGAGAACTGGCTGGTTAAATATGACAATAGTGGAAAGCAAGTTTGGATCGAAGTTCTTCCAGACAGGGGGATCAACTCACCCAAAATCCATAAAATCAAG TGTAGAATGAGCATCGAAGATGTGCCGGCTGCCACCATGTACGACGTTATTCATGACGGCCAGTACCGTAAGGAATGGGACACCAACATGATGGAGAGTTACGACATCGCCCGGCTCACTGACAATGCGGATGTGGGCTACTACTCAT GGCGCTGTCCAAAGCCGATAAAGAACAGAGACGTAGTGACTCTGCGTTCATGGCGGGTGAAGGGGGATGAGTACATTGTCATGAACTTCTCTGTCAAACACCCG GACTTCccgataaaaaacaaaattgtaagAGCAGTGTCACTCCTGACTGGTTATTACGTCAAAGCTACAGGACCAAACAGCtgtattttcatttatctttcACAAGCTGACCCAAAAG gtTCTCTTCCAAAATGGGTGGTGAACAAAGCATCCCAAGTCCTCGCTCCTCGG GTGTTGGGTAGCGTGCACCAGGCGGGAAAGAACTACCCAGCGTGGAAAAAGAAGAACTCTCCCGACGTGAAGGCCTGGCTCAACCCGAAGCAGAACAAGCTCCCCTACATAGACCCTGCCGTCCTGTCCATACAGAGAGCGGACTCTCTCGAAAACGTGGATGAAAGCTCCAAACTGGACGGTCAGGACGCTGAAGACAGCAGCTAA
- the rab41 gene encoding ras-related protein Rab-41 isoform X4: MSTTTGGGEFGNPLRKFKLVFLGEQSVGKTSLITRFMYDSFDNTYQATIGIDFLSKTMYLEDRTVRLQLWDTAGQERFRSLIPSYIRDSTIAVVVYDITNLNSFQQTSKWIDDVRTERGSDVIIMLVGNKTDLADKRQITTEEGEQRAKELNVMFIETSAKTGYNVKQLFRRVAAALPGMDSTPEKSKEDMIDIKLEKQPEMTVTESSCSC, encoded by the exons TCTGGGTGAACAGAGCG TTGGGAAGACCTCACTCATCACCAGGTTTATGTATGACAGTTTCGACAACACTTACCAG GCAACAATTGGTATTGACTTTTTGTCAAAAACCATGTACCTAGAAGATCGCACG GTCCGGCTCCAGCTTTGGGACACTGCTGGACAGGAGCGCTTTCGTAGCCTAATTCCCAGCTACATCCGTGATTCTACCATTGCTGTGGTTGTTTATGACATCACCA atctTAATTCTTTCCAGCAAACCTCCAAATGGATTGATGATGTGAGGACAGAGAGGGGAAGTGATGTAATTATTATGCTTGttggaaacaaaacagactTGGCAGATAAAAG ACAGATCACCACGGAGGAGGGCGAGCAGAGAGCTAAGGAACTGAATGTCATGTTCATTGAAACCAGCGCAAAGACTGGCTACAATGTCAAACAG ctgTTCCGACGTGTCGCTGCTGCGTTGCCCGGGATGGACAGCACACCAGAGAAAAGCAAAGAGGACA TGATCGACATCAAATTGGAGAAACAGCCAGAGATGACTGTAACTGAGAGCAGCTGCTCGTGCTAG
- the rab41 gene encoding ras-related protein Rab-41 isoform X3, with amino-acid sequence MSTTTGGGEFGNPLRKFKLVFLGEQSVGKTSLITRFMYDSFDNTYQATIGIDFLSKTMYLEDRTIRLQLWDTAGQERFRSLIPSYIRDSAAAVVVYDIANLNSFQQTSKWIDDVRTERGSDVIIMLVGNKTDLADKRQITTEEGEQRAKELNVMFIETSAKTGYNVKQLFRRVAAALPGMDSTPEKSKEDMIDIKLEKQPEMTVTESSCSC; translated from the exons TCTGGGTGAACAGAGCG TTGGGAAGACCTCACTCATCACCAGGTTTATGTATGACAGTTTCGACAACACTTACCAG GCAACAATTGGTATTGACTTTTTGTCAAAAACCATGTACCTAGAAGATCGCACG ATTCGGCTGCAGCTCTGGGATACAGCCGGACAAGAACGTTTCCGCAGCCTCATCCCCAGTTACATCCGCGACTCAGCGGCTGCTGTGGTGGTTTATGACATAGCCA atctTAATTCTTTCCAGCAAACCTCCAAATGGATTGATGATGTGAGGACAGAGAGGGGAAGTGATGTAATTATTATGCTTGttggaaacaaaacagactTGGCAGATAAAAG ACAGATCACCACGGAGGAGGGCGAGCAGAGAGCTAAGGAACTGAATGTCATGTTCATTGAAACCAGCGCAAAGACTGGCTACAATGTCAAACAG ctgTTCCGACGTGTCGCTGCTGCGTTGCCCGGGATGGACAGCACACCAGAGAAAAGCAAAGAGGACA TGATCGACATCAAATTGGAGAAACAGCCAGAGATGACTGTAACTGAGAGCAGCTGCTCGTGCTAG
- the rab41 gene encoding ras-related protein Rab-41 isoform X1, producing the protein MSTTTGGGEFGNPLRKFKLVFLGEQSVGKTSLITRFMYDSFDNTYQATIGIDFLSKTMYLEDRTIRLQLWDTAGQERFRSLIPSYIRDSAAAVVVYDIANLNSFQQTSKWIDDVRTERGSDVIIMLVGNKTDLADKRQVSVEAAERKARELNVMYIETSAKAGYNVKQLFRRVAAALPGMDSTPEKSKEDMIDIKLEKQPEMTVTESSCSC; encoded by the exons TCTGGGTGAACAGAGCG TTGGGAAGACCTCACTCATCACCAGGTTTATGTATGACAGTTTCGACAACACTTACCAG GCAACAATTGGTATTGACTTTTTGTCAAAAACCATGTACCTAGAAGATCGCACG ATTCGGCTGCAGCTCTGGGATACAGCCGGACAAGAACGTTTCCGCAGCCTCATCCCCAGTTACATCCGCGACTCAGCGGCTGCTGTGGTGGTTTATGACATAGCCA atctTAATTCTTTCCAGCAAACCTCCAAATGGATTGATGATGTGAGGACAGAGAGGGGAAGTGATGTAATTATTATGCTTGttggaaacaaaacagactTGGCAGATAAAAG GCAAGTTTCTGTTGAGGCGGCAGAGAGGAAAGCACGTGAGCTCAATGTGATGTACATAGAGACCAGTGCCAAGGCGGGCTATAACGTCAAACAG ctgTTCCGACGTGTCGCTGCTGCGTTGCCCGGGATGGACAGCACACCAGAGAAAAGCAAAGAGGACA TGATCGACATCAAATTGGAGAAACAGCCAGAGATGACTGTAACTGAGAGCAGCTGCTCGTGCTAG
- the rab41 gene encoding ras-related protein Rab-41 isoform X2 encodes MSTTTGGGEFGNPLRKFKLVFLGEQSVGKTSLITRFMYDSFDNTYQATIGIDFLSKTMYLEDRTVRLQLWDTAGQERFRSLIPSYIRDSTIAVVVYDITNLNSFQQTSKWIDDVRTERGSDVIIMLVGNKTDLADKRQVSVEAAERKARELNVMYIETSAKAGYNVKQLFRRVAAALPGMDSTPEKSKEDMIDIKLEKQPEMTVTESSCSC; translated from the exons TCTGGGTGAACAGAGCG TTGGGAAGACCTCACTCATCACCAGGTTTATGTATGACAGTTTCGACAACACTTACCAG GCAACAATTGGTATTGACTTTTTGTCAAAAACCATGTACCTAGAAGATCGCACG GTCCGGCTCCAGCTTTGGGACACTGCTGGACAGGAGCGCTTTCGTAGCCTAATTCCCAGCTACATCCGTGATTCTACCATTGCTGTGGTTGTTTATGACATCACCA atctTAATTCTTTCCAGCAAACCTCCAAATGGATTGATGATGTGAGGACAGAGAGGGGAAGTGATGTAATTATTATGCTTGttggaaacaaaacagactTGGCAGATAAAAG GCAAGTTTCTGTTGAGGCGGCAGAGAGGAAAGCACGTGAGCTCAATGTGATGTACATAGAGACCAGTGCCAAGGCGGGCTATAACGTCAAACAG ctgTTCCGACGTGTCGCTGCTGCGTTGCCCGGGATGGACAGCACACCAGAGAAAAGCAAAGAGGACA TGATCGACATCAAATTGGAGAAACAGCCAGAGATGACTGTAACTGAGAGCAGCTGCTCGTGCTAG